The Pyrus communis chromosome 14, drPyrComm1.1, whole genome shotgun sequence sequence AACCAGTTTCCTGAAGCATTGGAAAACTGTGGAAGTCTTGGTTGAAAGTTGTTTAACTTCTTGAGCTAAGGGATACCTTCAAAAGTTTTTTCACTATTCTATCCAGTCTTGTGGGAACTTGTGTATGTAGTGGAAAAAGGTTTTTAGACTATTGAGCATTGTGTTTATAAAATCACTTTTCAAAGATTACTCTCCTGCATCAATCTTATGCTTCATTATAGTTTGTTTTGAatgtaaaactcaaatttcaaaTACATTGACTCTCTAACATAGGCCAGGAAAGTGTATAACATATCCATTAGTCATTCGAAAATGTATTTTCAGTGTGCTTGATATTGATTTTGCGCCCCCTTAATCTTAATTTATCGTTTTGGATCCCTGATTAGCAATGCGATATAAAGGAAAATTTTTGGCTCCTGTTTGTAATGTTCCCTTACTGTTTGATATTTGATGTACATATATTTTCTCTGCCCTTTAAATTGGTTGGCGGAATCATCTTTCCatacaaaaccaaaaaagaagagagagcaCTACGCTATGGTGTCTTCTTTAGCCTGAACAACATCTTTCTTTCAGAGAGCAGACAAATGTAGTTTATCCTGAACAACATCTTTCTTTCAGAGAGCAGACAAATGtagtttattcttttctttttcttttcggaTTTGCAGACTGGAAGCACAAAGCTGAACTTGCTGTAGAGTTTTGCTATTAGATGGCTGGGATGTCAGGATTTAGGAGCCTTGCACCTAAAACAAAGAATGCTATAGTTGCTGGGGGACTGTCAGCTTTTGTTTTCGGAGTATATTTCTACACCATGAGAGCTGTAGGAGGAACCGATGAATTACAAGTGGCTATAAACAAGTTCGAGGAGGAAAAAGGTCAGAAAGAGGCTGAAGCAAGCTTGTCATCAAAGGTTTGATCTTTTAATAGTAACTCAGTTATGCTGATAATGTAGTCAGGGAAAAGGTAACCCTTACTGTGAAAGACACCAGCCCCgtatataattatttgtttttcgaATAAATAAATTCAGTATTTTTCAGTATTTAGTGCGTTTTTCAATATTGGTCATTCAAGATTCTATTAGTCGCTACTCGTTTGGATTCTCTTGGTAGAAACTAAAGTCGACGCTTTAAGTCTCCAACCAATTAGACAGTTCATGTGAAATCTTAGAGAAGCTTCACAAAAACTATTCAGCACGCGACTCACACCTTGCCAGTCTTTATAAGAATTTATGACATGCTCTGCCTTCTCTGTCCTCTCTTTCTCTTAGCTCATTGGAAATCTGGAGATTTTTGGTTGTTATTTCATATAAGATCGTCCTAATATGTTATACAAGTT is a genomic window containing:
- the LOC137716322 gene encoding uncharacterized protein, whose translation is MAGMSGFRSLAPKTKNAIVAGGLSAFVFGVYFYTMRAVGGTDELQVAINKFEEEKGQKEAEASLSSKV